One Rhinolophus sinicus isolate RSC01 linkage group LG06, ASM3656204v1, whole genome shotgun sequence DNA window includes the following coding sequences:
- the NSUN4 gene encoding 5-cytosine rRNA methyltransferase NSUN4 isoform X1 produces MAALVVRSVRDLLKRADCAKVPRRHRHKKKWAATEPKFPATRLALQNFDLTYSVQFGELWPSIRVSLLSEQKYGALVNNFGAWDHVSAELEQLNARDFVNKAHARGGQEPESSQTAAPSPASWACSPNLRCYTFTRGDVSRFPPARLGSLGVMDYYLMDAASLLPVLALGLQPGDTVLDLCAAPGGKTLALLQTGCCRHLAANDLSTSRTGRLQKILHSYVPQDIRDRSRVRVTSWDGRKWGELEGDTYDRVLVDVPCTTDRHSLHEEENNIFQRSRKKERQILPMLQVQLLAAGLLATKPGGHVVYSTCSLSHLQNEYVVQGAIELLANQYSIEVRVEDLTHFRELFMDTFSFFPSCQVGELVIPNLMANFGPMYLCKMCRLT; encoded by the exons gCTGCTACAGAGCCCAAATTTCCTGCCACTCGACTAGCGCTGCAGAATTTTGACTTGACCTACAGTGTGCAGTTTGGGGAACTTTGGCCATCAATCCGGGTCAGTCTCCTCTCAGAGCAGAAGTATGGTGCACTGGTCAATAATTTTGGTGCCTGGGATCATGTGAGTGCTGAGCTGGAGCAGCTGAATGCCAGGGACTTTGTGAATAAAGCCCACGCCCGTGGGGGACAGGAGCCTGAGAGCAGCCAAACTGCAGCTCCATCCCCAGCTTCCTGGGCCTGCAGTCCAAACCTTCGATGCTACACGTTTACCAGAGGGGATGTCAGCCGTTTCCCTCCTGCCAG GCTTGGCAGCCTGGGTGTCATGGACTACTACCTGATGGATGCTGCTTCCTTGCTGCCTGTCCTGGCTCTTGGCCTGCAGCCTGGCGACACCGTGCTTGATCTATGTGCAGCCCCTGGGGGAAAGACACTAGCGTTGCTTCAAACTGGCTGTTGCC GCCATCTCGCTGCCAATGATCTCTCCACATCCCGAACAGGCAGACTGCAGAAGATACTTCACAGCTATGTACCTCAAGATATCAGGGATAGGAGTCGAGTTCGAGTCACCTCATGGGATGGCAGGAAGTGGGGAGAACTGGAGGGGGACACCTATGACCGG GTGCTGGTGGATGTGCCCTGTACCACAGACCGCCACTCCCTTCATGAGGAGGAGAACAACATTTTTCAGCGGTCGAGGAAGAAGGAGCGGCAGATACTGCCTATGCTACAGGTGCAGCTTCTCGC GGCTGGACTCCTTGCCACCAAACCAGGAGGCCACGTTGTCTATTCCACGTGCTCACTCTCACACTTACAGAACGAGTATGTGGTGCAAGGCGCCATCGAGCTTCTGGCCAATCAATATAGCATCGAAGTTCGGGTAGAAGACCTGACTCACTTCCGAGAGCTTTTCATGGacacattctctttctttccatcctgCCAGGTTGGAGAGCTGGTAATCCCAAACCTCATGGCCAATTTTGGGCCCATGTACCTTTGCAAAATGTGTAGACTGACATAG
- the NSUN4 gene encoding 5-cytosine rRNA methyltransferase NSUN4 isoform X2 — MAALVVRSVRDLLKRADCAKVPRRHRHKKKWAATEPKFPATRLALQNFDLTYSVQFGELWPSIRVSLLSEQKYGALVNNFGAWDHVSAELEQLNARDFVNKAHARGGQEPESSQTAAPSPASWACSPNLRCYTFTRGDVSRFPPARLGSLGVMDYYLMDAASLLPVLALGLQPGDTVLDLCAAPGGKTLALLQTGCCRHLAANDLSTSRTGRLQKILHSYVPQDIRDRSRVRVTSWDGRKWGELEGDTYDRVLVDVPCTTDRHSLHEEENNIFQRSRKKERQILPMLQGWTPCHQTRRPRCLFHVLTLTLTERVCGARRHRASGQSI, encoded by the exons gCTGCTACAGAGCCCAAATTTCCTGCCACTCGACTAGCGCTGCAGAATTTTGACTTGACCTACAGTGTGCAGTTTGGGGAACTTTGGCCATCAATCCGGGTCAGTCTCCTCTCAGAGCAGAAGTATGGTGCACTGGTCAATAATTTTGGTGCCTGGGATCATGTGAGTGCTGAGCTGGAGCAGCTGAATGCCAGGGACTTTGTGAATAAAGCCCACGCCCGTGGGGGACAGGAGCCTGAGAGCAGCCAAACTGCAGCTCCATCCCCAGCTTCCTGGGCCTGCAGTCCAAACCTTCGATGCTACACGTTTACCAGAGGGGATGTCAGCCGTTTCCCTCCTGCCAG GCTTGGCAGCCTGGGTGTCATGGACTACTACCTGATGGATGCTGCTTCCTTGCTGCCTGTCCTGGCTCTTGGCCTGCAGCCTGGCGACACCGTGCTTGATCTATGTGCAGCCCCTGGGGGAAAGACACTAGCGTTGCTTCAAACTGGCTGTTGCC GCCATCTCGCTGCCAATGATCTCTCCACATCCCGAACAGGCAGACTGCAGAAGATACTTCACAGCTATGTACCTCAAGATATCAGGGATAGGAGTCGAGTTCGAGTCACCTCATGGGATGGCAGGAAGTGGGGAGAACTGGAGGGGGACACCTATGACCGG GTGCTGGTGGATGTGCCCTGTACCACAGACCGCCACTCCCTTCATGAGGAGGAGAACAACATTTTTCAGCGGTCGAGGAAGAAGGAGCGGCAGATACTGCCTATGCTACAG GGCTGGACTCCTTGCCACCAAACCAGGAGGCCACGTTGTCTATTCCACGTGCTCACTCTCACACTTACAGAACGAGTATGTGGTGCAAGGCGCCATCGAGCTTCTGGCCAATCAATATAG
- the LOC109456888 gene encoding fatty-acid amide hydrolase 1, with protein MVVDKLWTELSGASGVALACCFMAAAVALRWSGRRRAKGAGARARQRRQAALESMDKAAQRFRLQNPDLDSEALLALTLPQLVQKLHSGELSPEAALFTYVGKAWEVNKGTNCVTSYLADCETQLSQAPRQGLLYGVPVSLKECFSYKGQGSTLGLMLNEGVPAECDSVVVQVLKLQGAVPFVHTNIPQSMLSYDCSNPLFGQSTNPWKSSKSPGGSSGGEGALIGAGGSLLGLGSDIGGSIRFPSSFCGICGLKPTGNRLSKIGMKSCVYGQVAVQVSIGPMARDVESLALCMRALLCEDMFRLDPTVPPVPFNEEVYTSSRPLRVGYYETDNYTMPTPAMKRALLETKHSLEAAGHTLVPFLPSDIPYALETLSTSGLFSDGGTTFLQNFKGDFVDPCLGDLIWILKLPRWLKGLLAFLLKPLLPRLAAFLSSMKSRSAKKLWKLQHEIEVYRHSVIAQWRALDLDVLLTPMLGPAMDLNVPGKAPGAVSYTMLYNCLDFPAGVVPVTTVTIEDEAQMEHYKGYFGDIWDKMLQKGMKKSVGLPVAVQCVALPWQEELCLRLMREVERLMTPEKRPF; from the exons ATGGTGGTGGACAAACTGTGGACCGAGCTCTCTGGCGCCTCCGGGGTTGCTCTGGCCTGCTGCTTCATGGCAGCGGCCGTGGCCCTGCGTTGGTCTGGTCGCCGAAGAGCGAAGGGTGCGGGGGCCCGGGCGCGGCAGAGACGGCAAGCGGCCCTGGAAAGCATGGATAAGGCTGCGCAGCGCTTCCGTCTCCAG AACCCCGACCTGGACTCAGAGGCTCTGCTGGCCCTGACCCTGCCTCAACTGGTACAGAAGTTACACAGTGGAGAGCTGTCCCCCGAGGCTGCACTCTTCACCTATGTGGGAAAG GCCTGGGAAGTGAACAAAGGGACCAACTGTGTAACCAGCTACTTGGCAGACTGTGAGACTCAGCTGTCCCAGGCCCCAAGACAGGGTCTGCTCTACGGTGTCCCTGTGAGCCTCAAGGAGTGCTTCAGCTACAAG GGCCAGGGCTCGACACTGGGCTTGATGCTGAATGAGGGGGTGCCAGCAGAGTGTGACAGCGTGGTGGTGCAGGTGCTGAAGCTGCAGGGCGCTGTGCCCTTCGTACACACCAACATCCCTCAGTCCATGCTCAG CTATGACTGCAGTAACCCCCTCTTCGGCCAGAGCACAAATCCCTGGAAGTCCTCCAAGAGCCCAGGTGGCTCCTCAGGAGGTGAGGGGGCCCTCATTGGAGCTGGAGGCTCCCTCCTGGGCTTAGGCTCTGACATCGGAGGCAGCATCcgctttccctcctccttctgtggcatctgtggccTCAAGCCCACGGGGAACCGCCTCAG CAAGATCGGCATGAAGAGCTGTGTTTATGGACAGGTGGCAG TACAGGTCTCAATCGGCCCCATGGCCCGGGACGTGGAGAGCCTAGCACTATGCATGCGAGCGCTGCTGTGTGAGGACATGTTCCGCTTGGACCCCACCGTGCCCCCAGTGCCCTTCAATGAGGAG GTCTACACAAGCTCTCGGCCACTGCGTGTAGGGTATTATGAGACAGACAACTATACCATGCCTACCCCAGCCATGAAGCGGGCCCTGCTGGAGACCAAGCACAGCCTTGAGGCTGCTGGCCACACG CTGGTTCCCTTCCTGCCAAGCGATATACCCTATGCTCTGGAGACCCTGTCCACATCTGGGTTGTTCAGTGATGGTGGCACCACCTTCCTACAGAACTT CAAAGGTGATTTCGTGGACCCCTGCTTAGGGGACCTGATCTGGATTCTGAAGCTGCCTAGGTGGCTTAAAGGACTGCTGGCTTTCCTGCTGAAGCCTCTG CTCCCAAGGTTAGCAGCCTTTCTCAGCAGCATGAAGTCTCG GTCTGCTAAAAAGCTCTGGAAACTGCAGCATGAGATCGAG GTGTACCGCCACTCCGTGATCGCCCAGTGGAGAGCACTGGACCTGGATGTACTGCTCACCCCCATGCTGGGCCCTGCTATGGACTTGAATGTCCCAGGCAAGGCTCCAG GGGCTGTCAGCTACACTATGCTCTACAACTGCCTGGACTTCCCAGCGGGGGTGGTGCCTGTCACCACGGTGACCATCGAGGATGAGGCCCAGATGGAACATTACAAGGGCTACTTTGGGGATATCTGGGACAAGATGCTGCAGAAG GGCATGAAGAAGAGCGTGGGGCTGCCTGTGGCCGTGCAGTGCGTGGCTCTGCCATGGCAGGAAGAGTTGTGTCTGAGGTTAATGCGAGAGGTGGAGCGACTGATGACCCCTGAAAAGCGGCCATTCTGA